A region from the Anoplolepis gracilipes chromosome 2, ASM4749672v1, whole genome shotgun sequence genome encodes:
- the LOC140676186 gene encoding neurotrimin has protein sequence MRCLILTLGLLVSVQGPTRCKADHRIYEDRASEPLDRGPYFDVSVSRNVTALVGQTATLKCRVRNLGDRTVSWVRHRDIHLLTVGVETYTSDQRFVALHFPHTEDWTLQVKYPQRRDSGTYECQVSTTPPIGHSMLLSVVEPVTMIIGEPEMYINKDSTMNLTCVVRYSPEPPFTIKWTHNNEAINYDSPRGGVSVITEKGEVTTSYLLIQRAQPADSGQYTCHPSNANTKTVLVHVLNGEHPAAMQHGGQLRLANLPFVMISTTLLTFLNHPY, from the exons atgagGTGCCTAATCTTAACCCTCGGTCTGCTGGTTTCGG TGCAAGGACCTACTCGTTGCAAGGCTGATCATAGGATATACGAAGATCGCGCATCGGAGCCGCTCGATCGAGGACCGTATTTTGATGTCTCTGTCTCTCGTAATGTGACAGCCCTCGTTGGCCAAACAGCAACATTGAAGTGTCGAGTACGAAATTTAGGCGACCGAACG gTGTCATGGGTGAGACACAGGGATATCCATCTTCTCACCGTGGGCGTCGAGACATATACATCGGACCAGAGATTCGTCGCGTTACATTTCCCGCACACGGAGGACTGGACGCTACAAGTAAAATACCCCCAACGACGAGATTCTGGCACATATGAGTGTCAAGTATCCACGACACCGCCCATAGGTCATTCCATGCTCCTTTCTGTCGTCG AGCCTGTGACGATGATTATTGGAGAACcagaaatgtatataaacaagGATAGCACTATGAATTTGACCTGCGTTGTACGATACAGTCCTGAACCACCATTTACCATTAAATGGACTCACAATAATGAG GCGATCAATTATGACAGTCCGAGAGGGGGAGTATCGGTTATCACAGAGAAGGGCGAAGTAACAACGTCGTACCTTTTAATTCAACGTGCTCAACCGGCGGATAGCGGACAATACACCTGTCATCCTAGTAACGCCAACACAAAGACAGTCTTAGTTCATGTACTTAATG GGGAACATCCGGCTGCGATGCAACACGGCGGGCAGCTAAGATTAGCCAATTTACCTTTTGTAATGATCTCGACGACGCTTCTGACCTTTTTGAATCATCCTTATTAG